A stretch of the Bacillus sp. B-jedd genome encodes the following:
- a CDS encoding GNAT family N-acetyltransferase: MTLQIKKCTLKNLQSLQDISYETFEETFGHQNSLENMKAYLERAFNLEQLEKELNNSSSEFFFAYYNEELVGYLKVNINDAQTEEMGGNALEIERIYIRSKYQKHGLGKNLLNRAIEMAREHDKKKVWLGVWEKNENAIAFYQKMGFVQTGVHSFFMGDEEQFDFIMTKNLQ; encoded by the coding sequence ATGACTTTACAGATTAAAAAATGCACTCTTAAAAATTTGCAAAGCCTCCAGGATATTAGTTATGAAACATTCGAGGAGACATTTGGGCACCAGAATTCACTCGAAAATATGAAGGCCTACTTGGAACGTGCATTCAACCTCGAACAATTAGAAAAAGAGCTAAACAACAGTTCCTCGGAATTCTTTTTTGCCTATTATAATGAAGAACTCGTCGGTTATCTAAAGGTGAACATAAATGATGCCCAAACAGAAGAAATGGGCGGAAACGCACTTGAAATCGAGCGGATTTACATCAGGAGCAAATATCAAAAACACGGCCTCGGCAAAAATTTACTTAATCGAGCAATCGAAATGGCGCGGGAACACGATAAAAAGAAAGTCTGGCTAGGCGTATGGGAAAAGAACGAAAACGCAATTGCCTTCTATCAAAAAATGGGGTTTGTTCAAACGGGAGTCCACTCGTTTTTTATGGGCGATGAAGAGCAATTTGACTTTATCATGACCAAAAACTTGCAGTGA
- a CDS encoding NUDIX hydrolase has protein sequence MDVVFATEKAVFNYRVAGVWIEDGHVLLHRDKNDSSWSLPGGRVEIGEEAQASIKREFLEELGIDMNVHRLVLIIENFFEYRGRDFHEMRLYFLVTPIRSSREINTTPFHGTEGDRLIYKWTPLEDLENLELYPRFLRTELQNLPNGTGHFVQRQ, from the coding sequence GTGGATGTAGTGTTCGCTACTGAAAAAGCAGTGTTTAATTATCGCGTTGCGGGTGTTTGGATTGAAGATGGGCATGTGTTGCTACATAGAGATAAAAATGATAGCAGTTGGTCCCTGCCTGGCGGGAGAGTCGAAATTGGCGAGGAGGCCCAGGCGAGTATAAAAAGGGAATTCCTTGAAGAATTAGGTATCGACATGAACGTACATAGATTGGTTTTGATTATCGAAAACTTTTTCGAATATCGCGGCAGGGATTTTCATGAAATGAGATTGTATTTTTTGGTTACCCCAATTAGGTCATCTAGGGAAATAAATACAACTCCGTTTCATGGGACGGAAGGTGACCGGCTGATTTACAAATGGACACCTTTAGAGGACCTCGAAAACCTAGAATTGTACCCGCGGTTTTTAAGAACAGAACTGCAGAATCTGCCCAATGGCACGGGGCATTTTGTTCAAAGACAATAA
- a CDS encoding YdeI/OmpD-associated family protein, translating into MMMHRLNPKVEEFLSKATKWKEEYGRLRAIALDCELAEEFKWMHPCYTYEDKNVVLIHGFKEYCALLFPKGALLKDPHGVLIQQTENVQAARQIRFTGVQEIIELESIIKEYILEAVAAEKAGLKVELKKTEEYAIPEELQEKFNENSALKTAFEALTPGRQRAYILHFSQPKQSKTRVSRIEKNTPKILEGKGLND; encoded by the coding sequence ATGATGATGCATAGGTTGAATCCAAAGGTGGAAGAGTTTTTAAGTAAGGCCACGAAGTGGAAGGAAGAGTACGGGAGGTTACGGGCGATCGCGCTTGATTGTGAGTTGGCGGAGGAGTTCAAGTGGATGCATCCGTGTTATACGTATGAGGATAAGAATGTCGTTTTAATCCATGGGTTCAAGGAATACTGTGCGCTTTTGTTTCCGAAGGGTGCTTTGTTGAAGGACCCGCATGGAGTCCTGATCCAGCAAACGGAGAATGTGCAGGCGGCGCGGCAAATCCGATTTACCGGTGTCCAGGAAATCATTGAGTTGGAATCTATCATTAAGGAATACATACTGGAGGCTGTTGCAGCGGAAAAGGCTGGTCTGAAAGTGGAGTTAAAGAAGACCGAAGAATACGCGATCCCAGAAGAACTTCAAGAAAAGTTCAATGAAAACTCCGCCTTGAAAACTGCGTTCGAAGCACTGACGCCAGGAAGGCAAAGAGCCTATATCCTTCATTTTTCCCAACCGAAACAGTCTAAAACCCGGGTCTCCAGGATTGAGAAAAACACGCCGAAAATCCTTGAAGGAAAGGGATTAAATGATTAG